In the genome of Altererythrobacter sp. TH136, one region contains:
- the argH gene encoding argininosuccinate lyase, translated as MWGGRFAEGPSAIMREINASIPFDKALWRQDIAASKAHVAMLGAQGIVSNADATTIADGLDRIAAEYAANGVPEDLDLEDIHMATESRLAELIGPAAGRLHTARSRNDQVATDFRLWVRDAARQVDAGLADLQRALVTRAGEHADSVMPGFTHLQAAQPVTLGHHLLAYYEMIRRDRSRFADAIARADECPLGSAALAGTGFAIDRDATASALGFARPTANSLDAVSDRDFALDYLTAAAQCALHLSRLAEELILWASQPFGFVRLPDALSTGSSIMPQKKNPDAAELVRGHAGRIVGSLTSLMVTMKGLPLAYSKDMQDDKPPVFEAHGLLALSIAAMSGMIADSEFRTDRMRAAAELGYATATDLADWLVREADIPFREAHHITGAAVKLAESKQIALDALSLDELRAVDDRIDERVFAALSVDASVAARASYGGTAPVRVWEQVAAAREALGMEPS; from the coding sequence ATGTGGGGCGGGCGCTTCGCCGAGGGGCCTAGCGCGATCATGCGCGAAATCAACGCCTCGATCCCCTTCGACAAGGCCTTGTGGCGGCAGGATATCGCCGCGTCGAAAGCGCATGTCGCGATGCTGGGGGCGCAGGGGATTGTCTCGAATGCTGACGCGACCACGATTGCCGACGGACTCGACCGCATCGCTGCCGAGTATGCAGCGAACGGCGTCCCCGAGGATCTCGACCTTGAAGATATTCACATGGCGACCGAAAGCCGGCTGGCTGAACTGATCGGCCCCGCCGCCGGGCGCTTGCACACCGCGCGCAGCCGCAACGATCAGGTGGCGACCGATTTCCGGCTGTGGGTGCGTGATGCCGCGCGGCAGGTGGACGCCGGGCTGGCCGACCTGCAGCGCGCGCTGGTCACCCGCGCCGGCGAGCACGCGGACAGCGTCATGCCGGGCTTCACTCACCTGCAGGCTGCCCAGCCGGTGACCCTGGGCCACCACTTGCTCGCCTATTACGAAATGATCCGCCGCGATCGCAGCCGGTTCGCCGATGCCATCGCGCGGGCAGACGAATGCCCGCTGGGCAGCGCCGCGCTGGCGGGGACCGGCTTCGCCATCGACCGCGATGCCACCGCAAGTGCGCTGGGGTTCGCGCGGCCCACCGCCAACAGCCTGGACGCGGTGTCCGACCGGGACTTCGCGCTCGATTACCTGACTGCGGCAGCGCAGTGCGCGTTGCACCTGTCGCGCCTGGCCGAAGAGCTTATCTTGTGGGCGAGCCAGCCGTTCGGCTTCGTGCGCCTGCCCGATGCGCTGTCCACCGGCAGCAGCATCATGCCGCAGAAAAAGAACCCCGACGCCGCCGAGCTGGTGCGCGGCCATGCGGGTCGGATCGTCGGCAGCCTGACCAGCCTGATGGTGACCATGAAAGGGCTCCCGCTCGCCTATTCAAAGGACATGCAGGACGATAAGCCGCCGGTGTTCGAAGCGCACGGGCTGCTGGCGCTGTCGATCGCCGCGATGAGCGGGATGATCGCCGATAGCGAATTCCGCACCGATCGCATGCGCGCAGCGGCCGAGCTCGGCTATGCCACCGCGACCGATCTGGCCGACTGGCTGGTGCGCGAAGCAGACATCCCGTTCCGCGAGGCGCACCACATCACCGGCGCGGCGGTGAAGCTGGCCGAAAGCAAGCAGATCGCACTCGACGCGCTGTCGCTCGATGAACTGCGCGCGGTCGATGACCGGATCGACGAACGGGTTTTTGCCGCACTGTCGGTCGATGCGTCGGTGGCCGCGCGCGCCAGCTATGGCGGGACGGCGCCTGTGCGGGTATGGGAGCAAGTCGCAGCGGCGCGCGAAGCGCTGGGCATGGAGCCATCATGA
- a CDS encoding TlpA disulfide reductase family protein has protein sequence MEFVVSFRLSLTLVLAAALVAGCSRQEPAEPQAAAAQGSLAGKIDRSHSGNLMPAVALTHPDGETLNTGALAGQPVLLNLWATWCAPCVEEMPTLDALAGEYAGKLRVLTASQDLEGAAKVSPFFAEHNYEHLEPWLDRETRLSFELGGEGQLPTTVLYDASGQEVARVVGGFDWQSPEAKALVDEAISPAG, from the coding sequence ATGGAGTTCGTCGTGTCGTTCCGACTGTCGCTCACACTCGTTCTCGCCGCTGCGCTGGTGGCCGGTTGCAGTAGGCAAGAGCCCGCCGAGCCGCAAGCAGCGGCGGCGCAGGGTAGCCTCGCCGGAAAGATCGACCGCAGTCACTCCGGCAATCTCATGCCGGCGGTGGCGCTCACGCATCCCGACGGCGAGACGCTGAACACCGGCGCGCTGGCGGGCCAGCCGGTGTTGCTCAACCTGTGGGCGACGTGGTGTGCGCCCTGCGTGGAAGAGATGCCGACCCTCGATGCGCTGGCGGGCGAGTACGCCGGCAAGCTTCGGGTGCTGACGGCGAGCCAGGATCTGGAGGGTGCCGCGAAAGTGTCCCCGTTCTTCGCAGAGCACAATTACGAGCACCTCGAACCCTGGCTGGACCGCGAGACCCGACTCAGCTTCGAACTTGGCGGAGAGGGCCAGCTTCCGACCACAGTGCTGTATGACGCCAGCGGGCAGGAAGTGGCGCGGGTGGTCGGCGGGTTCGACTGGCAGAGCCCTGAGGCCAAGGCGCTCGTCGACGAGGCGATCTCGCCCGCAGGCTAG
- a CDS encoding asparaginase, whose amino-acid sequence MNQPRIRILATGGTIAGSAGSAIERGYRAGEVEVVELIKAANELGLARVLDGSQVSAIGSQDIGWQQWNVLYQSIASEMDNRRLDGFVITHGTDTAEETAFLLDLALAPKKPVVLVGAMRPADAVGSDGMRNLANAVRVASDPGAAGRGVLVVMSDQVFAAIDVRKAATSGAEAFRGFPRGPIANVTPTSLDWFGPADRARRGAQFEWPAALPRVPILYAYAGMDDADVACMLAGARGVVLAGMGQGNAPATVLEALARAGVPVVRSTRVDQGSVDRNLEVDDDAFGFVAARGLGPAKARILLQMLLANGVTDPAAMQSAFDRR is encoded by the coding sequence ATGAACCAGCCACGTATCCGCATACTCGCCACCGGGGGCACCATCGCTGGAAGCGCGGGCTCCGCCATCGAGCGGGGTTATCGGGCGGGTGAAGTCGAAGTCGTTGAACTCATAAAAGCGGCCAATGAGTTGGGCCTGGCGCGCGTGTTGGACGGCAGTCAAGTCTCGGCAATCGGTTCGCAGGATATCGGCTGGCAGCAGTGGAATGTTCTGTATCAAAGCATCGCGTCCGAGATGGACAACCGACGGCTGGATGGCTTCGTGATCACGCACGGCACCGATACGGCTGAGGAAACGGCGTTCCTTCTCGACCTCGCACTCGCTCCCAAGAAGCCGGTAGTGCTGGTCGGTGCGATGCGACCTGCCGACGCGGTCGGCAGCGACGGGATGCGAAACCTGGCCAACGCCGTTCGGGTGGCGAGCGATCCGGGCGCCGCTGGACGCGGAGTGTTAGTCGTGATGAGCGACCAGGTCTTCGCCGCAATTGACGTGCGCAAGGCGGCGACCTCTGGGGCGGAGGCGTTTCGGGGCTTTCCGCGAGGGCCTATCGCCAATGTGACGCCGACCTCGCTCGATTGGTTCGGGCCGGCCGACCGCGCTAGGCGAGGCGCTCAGTTCGAATGGCCCGCAGCGCTGCCTAGGGTGCCGATCCTTTATGCCTACGCGGGGATGGACGACGCCGACGTCGCCTGCATGCTGGCGGGTGCAAGGGGCGTCGTTCTGGCGGGAATGGGCCAGGGCAATGCGCCGGCGACGGTGCTCGAAGCGCTGGCGCGGGCGGGCGTGCCGGTAGTGCGTTCAACGCGGGTGGATCAGGGTTCGGTCGACCGCAACCTGGAGGTGGATGACGATGCGTTCGGCTTCGTCGCTGCCCGGGGTCTCGGTCCGGCGAAGGCGCGCATCCTGTTGCAGATGCTGCTGGCGAACGGGGTCACCGACCCCGCCGCCATGCAGTCCGCATTCGACCGCCGCTAG
- a CDS encoding zinc-binding dehydrogenase: MTTTGKQLFTTLSADGKLTVEVAETQFADPTGNQVLVKMEAAPINPSDLALLLGQADLETGEYSAGKLVATMPQPFHSAMKGRHDQRLPVGNEGAGTVVATGDSEMAKALMGQRVACVPGSAYSQYALADAAMCLPLGDLTAEQGASAFVNPMTALGFVENAKMDGQKAIVHAAAASNLGQMLVKICQEDGMELVNIVRKPEQEQILRDLGAKWVVNSSDGDFMAKLMEAIDATDAFYGFDPIGGGTTVDACFKAMERVAVNKMTTYNRYGSNQQKRMFIYGRLDTGPTILTPSYGFGWTLSGWLLTPFLAQAGVETMTRMRQRVLAGLTSTFASSYKTKVTLEQMVEKEAAIDYRQMKTGEKYLVTPWG; this comes from the coding sequence ATGACCACCACCGGCAAGCAGTTGTTCACCACCCTCTCCGCCGACGGCAAGCTGACCGTCGAGGTCGCGGAAACCCAGTTCGCTGATCCCACCGGCAACCAAGTGCTGGTCAAAATGGAGGCCGCCCCCATCAACCCCAGCGACCTTGCGCTGCTGCTGGGCCAGGCGGATCTCGAGACCGGTGAATACAGCGCGGGCAAGCTGGTCGCGACGATGCCCCAGCCGTTTCATTCCGCGATGAAAGGGCGCCACGATCAACGCCTTCCCGTCGGCAACGAAGGCGCGGGAACGGTGGTCGCGACCGGCGACAGCGAGATGGCGAAAGCGCTGATGGGCCAGCGGGTCGCTTGCGTGCCGGGCAGCGCCTATTCGCAATATGCGCTTGCCGATGCCGCCATGTGCCTGCCACTGGGCGACCTCACCGCCGAACAGGGTGCAAGCGCCTTCGTCAATCCGATGACCGCCCTGGGCTTTGTCGAGAACGCGAAGATGGATGGACAGAAGGCGATCGTCCACGCCGCGGCCGCCTCCAATCTCGGGCAGATGCTGGTCAAGATTTGCCAGGAAGACGGCATGGAACTGGTCAACATCGTCCGCAAGCCGGAACAGGAACAGATCCTGCGCGACCTGGGCGCGAAGTGGGTGGTGAACTCTTCCGACGGGGACTTCATGGCCAAGCTGATGGAAGCAATCGACGCGACCGATGCGTTCTATGGCTTCGATCCCATCGGCGGCGGAACCACGGTGGATGCGTGCTTCAAGGCGATGGAACGGGTCGCGGTAAACAAGATGACCACCTACAATCGCTACGGCTCGAACCAGCAGAAGCGGATGTTCATCTATGGCCGGCTGGACACCGGGCCGACGATCCTGACCCCCAGCTACGGTTTCGGATGGACGCTGTCGGGCTGGCTGCTGACGCCCTTCCTGGCACAGGCCGGGGTCGAGACTATGACCCGGATGCGCCAGCGCGTGCTCGCCGGCCTCACCTCCACCTTCGCCAGCAGCTACAAGACGAAGGTGACCCTCGAACAGATGGTCGAGAAGGAAGCGGCGATCGATTACCGCCAGATGAAGACCGGCGAGAAGTACCTGGTCACCCCCTGGGGCTGA
- the truA gene encoding tRNA pseudouridine(38-40) synthase TruA, translating to MTRFALTLEFDGEPFAGLQRQANAPSVQAAVEDAVLAVTGEQVTLHAAGRTDTGVHALAMRAHVDVAKDIGPFRLMEALNAHLRPDPVAVVACEVVPDDWHARFSCVGRKYRYRIVNRRAPLTVDRGRAWQIAPELDAQAMHAAAQALVGRHDFTTFRSVQCQAASPVKTLDHLAVHREGDAVLIEAAARSFLHHQVRSMVGCLALVGMGRWPAERVAAALAARDRQQLGLNAPPHGLYFVRALYPGEG from the coding sequence GTGACCCGTTTCGCGCTGACGCTTGAATTCGACGGCGAACCTTTCGCCGGCTTGCAGCGGCAAGCGAACGCGCCGAGCGTGCAGGCCGCGGTCGAGGATGCCGTGCTGGCGGTCACGGGGGAGCAGGTGACGCTTCACGCCGCCGGTCGCACCGATACCGGGGTCCATGCGCTGGCGATGCGAGCGCACGTGGATGTCGCCAAGGACATCGGCCCGTTCCGGTTGATGGAGGCATTGAACGCGCACCTTCGTCCCGATCCCGTGGCGGTGGTGGCGTGTGAAGTGGTGCCAGACGACTGGCACGCGCGCTTTTCGTGCGTGGGGCGAAAGTACCGGTACCGCATCGTCAATCGCCGCGCGCCGCTGACTGTGGACCGGGGCCGTGCGTGGCAGATCGCGCCCGAGCTTGATGCACAGGCGATGCATGCCGCAGCACAGGCGCTGGTGGGACGGCACGACTTCACCACCTTCCGCTCGGTCCAGTGCCAGGCCGCAAGCCCGGTGAAGACGCTGGACCACCTCGCCGTGCACCGGGAGGGGGATGCAGTGCTGATCGAAGCGGCCGCGCGCAGTTTCCTTCACCATCAGGTTCGCTCGATGGTCGGCTGCCTGGCGCTGGTCGGCATGGGCCGCTGGCCCGCGGAGCGGGTCGCCGCGGCGCTTGCCGCCCGCGATCGCCAGCAGCTTGGCCTCAACGCCCCGCCGCACGGGCTGTATTTCGTCCGCGCGCTCTATCCCGGCGAGGGCTAG
- the fmt gene encoding methionyl-tRNA formyltransferase, with the protein MRIVFMGTPAFAVPTLVALCEAGHEVVAAYTQPPRPAGRGKKLNPSAVQREAEARGIEVRAPTSLRNAEAQAEFAALRADIAVVAAYGLILPQPILDAPRQGCLNVHASLLPKWRGAAPIQRAIMAGDAATGITIMQMEAGLDTGPMLAVARTAIEDKTAGELTEELAEIGAQLMVNTLADLVQLAPVPQNDAEATHAPKIDKAEARIDWSGNAEGIERQVRGLAPFPGAWFELDGERIKVLKAQVLAREGKPGLTLDDQLTVACGYAALRPLRIQRAGKPAMEVEAFLRGKPIPAGTLVR; encoded by the coding sequence ATGCGCATCGTCTTCATGGGAACGCCGGCCTTCGCGGTGCCGACGCTGGTCGCGCTATGCGAAGCGGGGCACGAGGTGGTCGCCGCCTATACCCAGCCACCCCGCCCGGCTGGCCGGGGCAAAAAGCTGAACCCGAGCGCCGTGCAACGCGAGGCGGAAGCGCGTGGCATCGAGGTGCGAGCCCCCACCTCGCTGCGCAATGCAGAAGCGCAAGCCGAATTCGCCGCGCTGCGCGCCGACATAGCGGTCGTTGCCGCGTATGGCCTGATCCTGCCGCAACCCATTCTCGATGCGCCGCGGCAAGGCTGCCTCAACGTACACGCGAGCCTGCTGCCCAAGTGGCGCGGCGCCGCGCCGATCCAGCGGGCGATCATGGCCGGCGACGCGGCGACCGGCATCACCATCATGCAGATGGAAGCCGGGCTCGACACCGGACCGATGCTCGCGGTCGCGCGTACCGCGATCGAGGACAAGACCGCCGGCGAACTGACCGAGGAACTGGCCGAAATCGGTGCGCAGCTGATGGTCAACACGCTCGCCGATCTCGTGCAGCTTGCTCCGGTCCCGCAGAACGATGCCGAAGCGACTCATGCGCCCAAGATCGACAAGGCGGAGGCGCGGATCGACTGGTCGGGCAACGCCGAGGGCATCGAGCGCCAGGTCCGCGGCCTCGCCCCCTTCCCCGGGGCCTGGTTCGAACTGGACGGCGAACGGATCAAGGTATTGAAAGCGCAGGTGCTCGCGCGCGAAGGCAAGCCGGGACTCACCCTCGATGACCAGTTGACGGTCGCGTGCGGCTATGCCGCGCTGCGCCCGCTGCGGATCCAGCGCGCCGGCAAGCCCGCGATGGAGGTCGAGGCGTTTTTGCGCGGCAAGCCGATCCCGGCAGGAACCCTGGTGAGGTGA
- the recR gene encoding recombination mediator RecR, giving the protein MASQEIDTLAQALARLPGLGPRSARRAVLWLVKRRETALRQLVAALAEVQERLVECETCGNVDTQDPCGVCSDSRRDPRSLCVVEDVADLWALDRSRLFTGRYHVLGGRLSALDGVGPEDLTIGRLIDRVAKGGIDEVVLAMNATLEGQTTAHYIAERIDGYPVRITQLAHGLPVGGELDYLDEGTLAQALRARRPMG; this is encoded by the coding sequence ATGGCATCGCAAGAGATCGACACGCTCGCGCAGGCGTTGGCCCGGCTGCCGGGGCTCGGCCCGCGTTCCGCCCGGCGCGCAGTGCTGTGGCTGGTCAAGCGACGAGAAACCGCGCTGCGCCAACTCGTCGCCGCGCTTGCCGAGGTGCAGGAACGGCTGGTCGAGTGCGAAACGTGCGGCAACGTCGATACGCAGGACCCGTGCGGCGTGTGCTCGGATTCGCGGCGTGATCCGCGCAGCCTGTGCGTGGTGGAGGATGTCGCGGACCTGTGGGCGCTGGATCGGTCGCGGCTATTCACTGGGCGCTATCATGTGCTGGGCGGACGGCTGTCGGCCCTGGACGGGGTGGGGCCGGAGGATCTCACCATCGGGCGCTTGATCGACCGCGTCGCCAAAGGGGGGATCGACGAGGTCGTCCTGGCGATGAACGCGACGCTGGAGGGGCAGACCACCGCACACTACATCGCCGAGCGGATCGACGGGTATCCAGTGCGGATCACCCAGTTGGCCCACGGCCTGCCGGTCGGCGGCGAGCTCGACTACCTTGACGAAGGGACGCTGGCGCAAGCGCTACGGGCGCGCCGGCCAATGGGCTGA
- the def gene encoding peptide deformylase produces MAIRQILEVPDPRLKVVSEPVTEFDDDLRTLVADMFETMYYAPGIGLAAIQVGVPKRLLVIDLQPEDPDAEPEPCNHDGHHHHHQPTKREPRVFVNPEILDPAEELVTYQEGCLSVPEIYADIDRPARCRVRWQDLDGAVHEEEMEGLMATCIQHEMDHLEGVLFIDYLSRLKRQMVLKKLDKIRKAA; encoded by the coding sequence ATGGCCATTCGTCAAATCCTGGAAGTGCCGGACCCCCGGCTGAAAGTCGTGTCCGAACCCGTCACCGAGTTCGATGACGACCTGCGCACGCTCGTCGCGGACATGTTCGAAACGATGTATTATGCCCCCGGCATCGGGTTGGCCGCGATCCAGGTGGGCGTGCCCAAGCGCCTGCTGGTGATCGATCTGCAGCCCGAGGATCCCGACGCGGAGCCGGAGCCGTGCAACCATGACGGTCATCACCATCACCACCAGCCGACCAAGCGCGAGCCGCGGGTGTTCGTGAACCCCGAGATTCTCGATCCGGCGGAAGAACTGGTGACCTATCAGGAAGGCTGTCTCTCCGTCCCGGAGATCTATGCCGACATCGATCGCCCCGCGCGCTGCCGGGTGCGCTGGCAGGATCTCGATGGCGCGGTCCATGAAGAAGAGATGGAGGGGCTGATGGCCACCTGCATCCAGCACGAGATGGACCACCTCGAAGGCGTCCTTTTCATCGACTATCTGAGCCGGCTGAAGCGCCAGATGGTTTTGAAGAAGCTGGACAAGATCAGGAAAGCTGCCTGA
- a CDS encoding DUF6582 domain-containing protein, producing the protein MSAFGQDERDNLANREFAFPRQRKEPIEDADHVRAAIARFNQVKGVTDDERDAAWKRIKAAAEKFGVEVSETSWREIGRN; encoded by the coding sequence GTGAGCGCATTCGGGCAGGACGAGCGCGATAATCTGGCGAACCGCGAGTTTGCCTTTCCGCGGCAGCGCAAGGAGCCGATCGAGGACGCGGATCATGTCCGCGCCGCGATCGCTCGCTTCAATCAGGTGAAGGGCGTGACCGACGACGAGCGTGATGCCGCCTGGAAGCGGATCAAGGCGGCGGCGGAAAAGTTCGGCGTGGAGGTGAGCGAAACCAGCTGGCGCGAGATCGGAAGAAACTAG
- a CDS encoding four-helix bundle copper-binding protein, with the protein MSIKEMIREHPDVQGDENESLLEAVKHAMYCAAICNSCADACAAEEMDMKRCIRLCLDCADVCTMAYRVASRRTDENRQLIRSALAVCIEACQTCEEECRSHDHAHCQRCAQMCRETADDCRNALAALNDEVHADGERSTFEHGAA; encoded by the coding sequence ATGTCGATCAAGGAAATGATCCGCGAACACCCGGACGTTCAAGGCGATGAGAACGAGAGCCTGCTCGAAGCGGTCAAACACGCGATGTACTGCGCGGCGATCTGCAACAGCTGCGCCGATGCCTGCGCGGCTGAAGAGATGGACATGAAGCGCTGCATCCGGTTGTGCCTCGACTGCGCCGACGTATGCACGATGGCGTACCGGGTCGCCAGCCGCCGCACCGACGAGAACCGGCAGCTGATCCGCAGCGCGCTCGCAGTATGCATCGAGGCGTGCCAGACCTGCGAGGAAGAATGCCGCAGCCATGACCACGCGCACTGCCAGCGCTGTGCGCAAATGTGCCGCGAAACCGCCGACGATTGCCGCAATGCGCTCGCGGCACTCAACGACGAAGTACACGCCGATGGCGAGCGCAGCACGTTCGAGCACGGGGCCGCGTGA
- a CDS encoding DNA recombination protein RmuC, translated as MDAFAIVIVFVALGAGVVVGWLLGSRPVADWRTRHGEREGECKLLNEKLSRMVPELATMSERAARADALATTLDAAREELSALRAQAAGFAEQKRLLEESREKLLKEFENTGAQVLGKAQEMFLARAAERFGHAEKANKEAIASLLQPVGDRLKAYEEQVVSLEKQRVDGFGQLAGMIEAMRVGQEQVRREAQRLGNSLTNAPKARGRWGERALQNVLEQCGLAEHTDFTLEHSMDTEEGRLRPDAIINVPGQKKLVIDAKVSLNAYQAAFEAEDDDERRRHLDLHAKSMRNHVQTLGAKSYQSQFDDAPDYVVMFVPGEHFVAAALEHDPELWDFAFRNKVLLATPTNLVAIARTVAQVWRQDTIAREAVEIGKAGAELYDRLAIAAEHMKGVGAGLDRAVRKYNDFVGSFERNVLTSGRRLRDKGIEIGKREIDDVPLVEAAPRYVSGPEQEAEVAAKD; from the coding sequence ATGGACGCTTTTGCAATTGTCATCGTATTCGTCGCGCTGGGCGCGGGAGTGGTCGTGGGGTGGCTGTTGGGGTCGCGTCCCGTAGCGGACTGGCGAACCCGGCATGGCGAGCGCGAGGGCGAGTGCAAGCTCCTCAATGAGAAGCTGTCGCGCATGGTGCCCGAACTTGCCACCATGAGCGAGCGGGCCGCCCGCGCCGATGCCCTTGCCACGACGCTCGATGCTGCTCGGGAAGAATTGTCGGCGCTGCGGGCGCAGGCTGCTGGCTTTGCCGAACAGAAACGTCTGTTGGAGGAAAGCCGCGAGAAACTGCTCAAAGAGTTCGAGAACACCGGCGCCCAGGTTCTTGGAAAAGCGCAGGAAATGTTCCTCGCCCGCGCGGCGGAGCGGTTCGGTCACGCGGAAAAGGCGAACAAGGAAGCGATCGCCTCGCTGCTCCAGCCAGTAGGCGACCGGCTGAAGGCGTACGAGGAGCAGGTGGTCTCGCTGGAAAAGCAGCGGGTCGATGGCTTCGGCCAACTTGCCGGCATGATCGAGGCGATGCGCGTGGGCCAGGAGCAGGTCCGGCGCGAGGCGCAGCGGCTCGGCAACTCGCTGACCAACGCACCCAAGGCGCGCGGCCGGTGGGGCGAACGGGCGTTGCAGAACGTGCTCGAACAATGCGGTCTGGCTGAACATACCGACTTTACCCTTGAACACTCGATGGACACCGAAGAAGGCCGGCTGCGGCCCGACGCGATCATCAATGTGCCGGGCCAGAAGAAGTTGGTGATCGACGCGAAGGTGTCGCTGAATGCCTACCAGGCGGCGTTCGAGGCCGAGGACGACGACGAGCGGCGGCGGCACCTCGATCTGCATGCCAAGTCGATGCGCAACCATGTGCAGACGCTTGGTGCGAAGAGCTATCAGAGCCAGTTCGACGATGCGCCCGACTATGTGGTGATGTTCGTGCCCGGCGAACATTTTGTCGCAGCGGCGCTGGAGCACGATCCGGAGTTGTGGGATTTTGCGTTTCGCAACAAGGTTTTGTTGGCCACTCCCACCAACCTGGTGGCAATCGCGCGGACGGTGGCGCAGGTCTGGCGGCAGGACACCATCGCGCGCGAGGCGGTCGAGATCGGCAAGGCAGGGGCAGAACTCTATGACCGGTTGGCGATCGCGGCCGAACACATGAAGGGTGTTGGCGCCGGGCTCGATCGTGCGGTGCGCAAGTACAACGACTTCGTCGGCAGCTTCGAACGCAACGTGCTCACCTCGGGCCGCCGCTTGCGCGACAAGGGGATCGAGATCGGCAAGCGCGAGATCGACGATGTGCCGTTAGTGGAGGCGGCTCCGCGCTATGTCTCCGGGCCCGAGCAGGAAGCCGAGGTGGCGGCTAAAGATTAG
- a CDS encoding RNA methyltransferase: MAHPGRRQITGFSNPTVKALRALREKKHRKASGKFLAEGLRLLTDARESGHLPEVLVMAAEHQGGRGNHPLLAALEADVLAAGGEVIETSPDILGKITGKDNPQAVAGVFAEFDTGLARLNLLCADIWLVAQAVRDPGNLGTMLRTGDAVGAGGLILIDDCADPFSVEAVRASMGAIFTQSIAQARWDEFLPWLRQGPGQLVAASLRDAVPYRGAAYRRPCLVLVGNESRGLPEEYEAACDLRVTIPMKGRADSLNAAVAAAVLSYEVLASFGD; the protein is encoded by the coding sequence ATGGCTCACCCCGGCCGGCGGCAAATCACCGGCTTCTCCAACCCCACCGTCAAGGCGCTGCGCGCGCTGCGCGAAAAGAAGCACCGCAAGGCATCGGGCAAGTTCCTGGCTGAAGGCCTGCGCCTGCTGACCGATGCGCGCGAAAGCGGGCACTTGCCTGAAGTGCTGGTGATGGCCGCCGAACACCAGGGGGGACGCGGCAATCACCCGCTGCTCGCCGCCCTCGAAGCCGATGTACTGGCCGCAGGGGGCGAGGTCATCGAAACCTCTCCCGACATCCTCGGGAAGATCACCGGCAAGGACAATCCGCAGGCCGTGGCCGGCGTATTCGCCGAATTCGACACCGGTTTGGCGAGGTTGAACCTGTTGTGCGCCGACATCTGGCTGGTGGCCCAAGCGGTGCGTGACCCGGGCAACCTCGGCACCATGCTGCGCACCGGCGATGCCGTAGGCGCCGGCGGGCTGATCCTGATCGACGATTGCGCCGATCCTTTTTCGGTGGAGGCGGTCCGGGCCAGCATGGGTGCGATATTCACGCAAAGTATTGCCCAGGCACGGTGGGACGAGTTCCTACCATGGCTGCGGCAAGGTCCCGGCCAGTTGGTCGCTGCCAGCTTGCGCGATGCGGTGCCTTATCGGGGAGCGGCATACCGCAGGCCTTGCCTGGTCCTTGTCGGCAACGAGTCCCGCGGGCTGCCTGAAGAATACGAGGCGGCCTGCGACCTGCGGGTGACCATACCGATGAAGGGCCGCGCTGACAGCCTGAACGCCGCGGTCGCCGCCGCGGTGCTGTCGTACGAAGTGCTCGCCAGCTTCGGTGACTAG
- a CDS encoding HPr family phosphocarrier protein, which yields MNEQRRECLIVNQRGLHARASAKFVNAVAALPDGCQVMVTKDGNAAGGGSILGLMMLGAAKGDTVEVVVTGADAETVLGQLCDLIDDGFGED from the coding sequence TTGAACGAGCAGCGGCGCGAGTGTCTGATCGTGAACCAGCGCGGTCTGCATGCGCGCGCCAGCGCCAAGTTCGTCAACGCCGTTGCCGCCCTGCCCGATGGGTGTCAGGTCATGGTGACCAAGGACGGCAACGCGGCGGGCGGTGGCTCGATCCTGGGCCTGATGATGCTCGGCGCCGCCAAGGGCGACACCGTGGAGGTGGTCGTCACCGGTGCTGATGCGGAAACGGTCCTTGGCCAGTTATGCGATCTGATCGATGACGGCTTCGGCGAAGACTGA